A region of the bacterium genome:
GGAGCTTCACTCGCTCGGCTACAGGGTCACGGGCTCGGACAGCCGCGCCTACCCGCCGATGTCTACCTACCTCGAAAACCTCGGGATACAGGTAATCGAAGGGTTCGACGCCAAAAATCTCGAACCCGCGCCGGACCTCACCGTCATAGGAAACGCCGTAAGCAGGGGCAATCCGGAGGTCGAGGAGGCGCTTGAGAAGGGACTTCCCTTCACCTCGCTGGCTGAACTCATCGAGGCGGTCTTCCTGCCGGGAAAAGCCCCCGTGGTCGTCACCGGAACCCACGGGAAGACCACCACCACGGCGCTCATAACCTGGATAATGCGCGAGGGCGGCCTCGACCCCTCGTGGCTGATCGGCGGCGTGCCGCTCGGGCTCGGCGCGGGTTTCCGGGTGGGGAAGGGCGAACCCTTCGTCCTCGAAGGGGACGAGTACGACACCGCTTTCTTCGACAAGCGCTCCAAGTTTCTCCACTACCGCCCGAGGGTGCTGATCCTGAACAACCTCGAATACGACCACGCCGACATCTACCCGGACATGGAGCGGCTCAGGGAGACCTTCCGCCACCTCTTGCGCATCGTGCCGCGCGGCGGACTTATCATCGCCAACGCCGACGAGCCGGAGGTGACGGCGCTTCTGGACAATCCTCCCTGCCCGGTAGTCACCTACACGATGAAGGGAGCGAAGGCCCACTACGCGGGAACCGCCTCGCCGGGAAAACTGCTCGTCGCCGGGCCGGAGGGGTTTACCGCAGAAATTTCCCACGAAATGGTCGGCTCCCATCAGGGGTGGAACATACTCGCCGGAGTGATCGCTTGCCGCC
Encoded here:
- the mpl gene encoding UDP-N-acetylmuramate:L-alanyl-gamma-D-glutamyl-meso-diaminopimelate ligase, encoding MEGDEARMPFISGLVKGGRVHFTGICGTAMASVAGELHSLGYRVTGSDSRAYPPMSTYLENLGIQVIEGFDAKNLEPAPDLTVIGNAVSRGNPEVEEALEKGLPFTSLAELIEAVFLPGKAPVVVTGTHGKTTTTALITWIMREGGLDPSWLIGGVPLGLGAGFRVGKGEPFVLEGDEYDTAFFDKRSKFLHYRPRVLILNNLEYDHADIYPDMERLRETFRHLLRIVPRGGLIIANADEPEVTALLDNPPCPVVTYTMKGAKAHYAGTASPGKLLVAGPEGFTAEISHEMVGSHQGWNILAGVIACRRFGLDAGAIISGIKSFPGVKRRAEKRGEERGIVVFDDFAHHPTAIRTTLRGFRELYPERRIFALLEPRSNTMRRAVFQEALGNSFGDANFVAIREVPNPEKVVDGKVLDVKALAKAVSKGGVPAEAFPDAGAIIDRISRYAREGDVVVVLSNGGFEDIHERLLSALREKS